A window of the Gemmatimonadota bacterium genome harbors these coding sequences:
- a CDS encoding sulfatase, with amino-acid sequence MNIIVVMSDTLRYDHLGCHGNTWIRTPHIDAFSKRCMVFDRAYQASFPTIPTRTDMMTGRLTFPFRGWTPLPEDEVILSELLTDAGYVTMLLCDTPHLVRDGHQFDRGFLGWEWIRGQEGDRSITDDIPVPFESVPEKIRTPERMQQYHYRWRAAHWETERDTFVARTMQRAADWLEANHTHEKFFLYIDTFDPHEPWDPPAHYVNMYNPGYTGEVIDHPIYDYCDYLSAEEIKHTRALYAGEVTLMDTWVGHLLEKVENLGLWEDTAVIFMSDHGHYIGDHGRIGKSGQGPDGDWPYYEEVSHTAFMGYVPGSNAAGKRTKSLTQPVDFMPTILDLAGIKKPDGLHGISVAPILKGEKAEEQRKVAVTSATLPVREDRSVCSSITDGNWTLHYRGPKWPAELYDLRTDLAQKNNVYNQQNMAEAQRLHKAYLEVLKGAGTPEEKFALRTELPDA; translated from the coding sequence ATGAACATCATTGTCGTAATGTCCGACACCCTGCGTTACGATCACCTGGGCTGTCACGGAAATACATGGATCCGCACACCGCATATAGACGCATTCTCCAAACGCTGCATGGTCTTTGACCGCGCGTATCAGGCATCATTCCCAACAATACCCACGCGCACAGACATGATGACCGGCAGGCTGACATTCCCCTTTCGAGGCTGGACGCCGCTCCCCGAAGATGAAGTCATCTTGTCCGAACTCCTCACAGACGCGGGATATGTCACCATGCTCTTATGCGACACACCGCACCTGGTAAGAGACGGACATCAATTTGACCGCGGATTTTTGGGCTGGGAATGGATTCGCGGGCAAGAAGGCGATCGCTCAATCACAGATGATATACCCGTCCCCTTCGAATCAGTCCCCGAAAAAATTCGCACACCTGAGCGCATGCAACAATATCACTATCGCTGGCGCGCAGCACACTGGGAAACAGAACGCGACACCTTTGTCGCACGCACCATGCAACGCGCTGCAGACTGGCTGGAGGCAAACCACACCCACGAAAAATTCTTCCTGTACATCGACACCTTTGACCCTCACGAACCGTGGGACCCCCCCGCGCACTACGTCAATATGTACAACCCCGGATACACAGGTGAAGTCATCGACCATCCCATTTACGACTACTGCGATTACCTGAGCGCAGAAGAAATCAAACACACGCGGGCACTATACGCAGGCGAAGTCACGCTCATGGACACCTGGGTCGGTCACCTGCTGGAAAAAGTAGAAAACCTGGGACTATGGGAAGATACAGCCGTAATCTTCATGTCTGACCACGGACATTATATCGGCGACCACGGACGCATTGGCAAAAGCGGACAGGGACCAGACGGCGACTGGCCCTATTACGAAGAAGTATCCCACACAGCCTTCATGGGATATGTGCCCGGCAGCAACGCAGCGGGAAAACGCACTAAATCCCTGACACAACCCGTCGATTTCATGCCCACAATACTCGACCTTGCAGGCATAAAAAAACCCGATGGACTGCACGGCATATCCGTCGCCCCCATCTTAAAAGGCGAAAAAGCAGAAGAACAACGGAAAGTCGCCGTCACATCGGCAACCCTGCCTGTACGCGAAGACCGCAGCGTGTGCTCCAGCATCACAGACGGCAACTGGACATTGCACTATCGCGGACCCAAATGGCCGGCGGAACTATACGATCTACGGACAGACCTCGCGCAAAAGAACAACGTGTATAACCAGCAAAACATGGCCGAAGCACAGCGACTGCACAAAGCATATCTGGAAGTATTAAAAGGCGCGGGAACGCCTGAGGAAAAATTCGCATTGCGAACCGAATTGCCCGATGCATAA
- a CDS encoding phytanoyl-CoA dioxygenase family protein, producing the protein MNHVSKSMRQQWQEQGYLHLKNVIPKDEAAEYLDAANEVIAKYEAKYPEVLEKGVYTIIQTLFRTSRIDGLMDHPNLFGTILDLMGPYIQIMGSQIYVRYPNDKTDNLIGWHTDAGRSLAQIRVTPDSLPLNFKIQFFLTDIPHENCANFCVVPGSHRRPMPKGSRNETPPGAIQLIAEAGDCAIFPNTLWHAVAPNHTDVVRRSITFRYGQMWCRPYDYEKCPEEVLSRMTPRRRRLMGDLGKNYTATDYFKPSDQIKVIMDGLDFKCPNA; encoded by the coding sequence ATGAACCACGTGAGCAAATCCATGCGGCAACAGTGGCAGGAACAGGGATATTTACATCTCAAAAATGTAATCCCCAAAGACGAAGCAGCGGAATATCTCGACGCGGCCAACGAAGTGATCGCGAAGTACGAAGCCAAATATCCCGAAGTGCTCGAAAAAGGCGTCTATACCATCATCCAAACGCTCTTCCGAACGAGTCGAATTGACGGATTAATGGACCACCCCAACTTATTTGGCACCATCCTCGACCTGATGGGACCTTATATCCAGATCATGGGATCGCAAATCTACGTGCGCTATCCAAATGACAAAACCGATAACTTGATCGGCTGGCACACCGATGCTGGACGCTCACTGGCACAAATTCGGGTCACGCCAGACAGCCTACCATTAAACTTCAAAATTCAGTTCTTCCTCACCGATATACCACACGAAAATTGTGCAAACTTCTGTGTGGTACCCGGCAGCCATCGCCGCCCAATGCCCAAAGGGTCGCGCAATGAAACACCGCCCGGCGCAATACAACTCATTGCCGAAGCGGGAGATTGCGCGATATTCCCCAACACCCTGTGGCACGCGGTCGCGCCAAATCACACAGACGTCGTGCGGCGCAGCATCACCTTCCGGTATGGCCAAATGTGGTGCAGACCTTACGATTACGAAAAGTGCCCCGAAGAAGTTCTATCGCGCATGACACCCCGCCGCCGTCGGTTAATGGGCGATCTGGGCAAAAACTATACGGCAACAGATTATTTCAAGCCATCCGATCAGATAAAAGTCATCATGGATGGCCTGGACTTTAAGTGTCCCAATGCTTAA
- a CDS encoding DUF4926 domain-containing protein, which yields MDKDIKLLDVVALTEDIDEYGLCQGQVGTIVEMLSDGQAFEVEFCDREGRTYESVGLRPNQFIVLHYAPITNV from the coding sequence ATGGATAAAGACATCAAACTTTTAGATGTGGTTGCATTGACAGAAGATATTGACGAGTATGGTCTCTGCCAGGGACAGGTTGGAACAATTGTTGAGATGCTTTCGGATGGTCAAGCGTTTGAGGTTGAATTTTGTGACCGGGAAGGTCGCACCTATGAATCAGTTGGTTTACGTCCCAACCAGTTTATCGTATTACACTATGCGCCGATCACAAATGTTTGA
- a CDS encoding heavy metal-binding domain-containing protein, translating to MLVLTTPNIEGKTVDSYQGIVTGEAILGANFFKDIFASLRDIVGGRSAAYESELRRAKDLAIEEMVEQARGMGANAVIGVDLDYDTVGEGSMLMVSASGTAVTYRD from the coding sequence ATGCTCGTGTTGACAACCCCCAATATTGAAGGGAAAACTGTTGATAGCTATCAGGGTATTGTGACGGGTGAAGCTATTTTGGGTGCCAATTTTTTCAAAGATATCTTTGCGAGTCTCCGCGATATTGTCGGCGGGCGTTCAGCCGCGTATGAGTCAGAACTCCGCAGAGCCAAAGATCTCGCCATCGAGGAAATGGTCGAACAGGCACGCGGTATGGGTGCCAATGCCGTCATTGGCGTGGATCTCGACTACGATACGGTTGGCGAGGGCAGTATGCTTATGGTCAGTGCCAGTGGCACGGCTGTTACTTATCGGGATTGA
- a CDS encoding dihydrodipicolinate synthase family protein, whose translation MMDSIYGIVPPVVTPFREDDSLDEGAFRTEIQYMIETAKVHGLAVTGSTGEGHTLGDDEVRQLTQWAVEEADGRVPVITGIITDSTKSAIERGKAVADLGPVALQVTPVHYLFRPDDDAMVRHFEALCEGTGLPVMIYNVVPWTYLSPELLTRIIDEVEGVVGVKQSAGDMKLLADLLLMAGDRARIMTAVDALLYPSFVLGAHGAIAAILTAVPELCVAVWDACQEGDHKKALDLHEKLLPIWNAIFDDNLPANTKYAMMLQGRDGGVPRPPMPPSSAEQEGRVQAALENAGVV comes from the coding sequence ATGATGGATTCTATTTATGGGATTGTGCCGCCAGTGGTGACGCCGTTTCGGGAGGATGACTCGCTTGATGAGGGGGCGTTTCGGACAGAAATTCAGTATATGATTGAGACGGCGAAGGTGCATGGGTTGGCGGTGACGGGGAGTACGGGCGAGGGGCATACGCTCGGGGATGATGAGGTGAGGCAGTTGACGCAATGGGCAGTGGAGGAAGCCGATGGGCGAGTGCCAGTGATTACGGGGATTATTACGGACAGTACGAAGTCGGCAATTGAGCGGGGGAAGGCTGTGGCTGATTTGGGTCCGGTGGCATTACAGGTGACGCCGGTGCATTATTTGTTTCGGCCAGACGATGATGCGATGGTCAGGCATTTTGAGGCGTTGTGTGAGGGGACGGGGTTGCCAGTGATGATTTACAATGTGGTGCCGTGGACGTATTTGTCGCCGGAGTTGTTGACGCGGATTATTGACGAGGTGGAAGGTGTGGTGGGGGTGAAGCAGAGTGCGGGAGATATGAAGTTGCTGGCTGATTTGTTGTTGATGGCTGGAGATCGCGCACGGATTATGACTGCGGTAGATGCGTTGTTGTATCCGTCATTTGTTTTGGGTGCACACGGTGCGATTGCGGCGATTTTGACGGCTGTGCCCGAGTTGTGTGTGGCGGTGTGGGATGCGTGCCAGGAGGGTGATCATAAAAAGGCGTTGGATTTACACGAGAAGTTGCTGCCGATTTGGAATGCGATTTTTGATGATAATTTGCCCGCAAATACCAAGTATGCGATGATGCTGCAGGGACGCGATGGGGGTGTGCCGCGCCCGCCAATGCCGCCGTCGTCTGCCGAGCAGGAGGGGCGGGTTCAGGCGGCATTGGAGAATGCAGGTGTGGTTTAA
- a CDS encoding transposase — translation MKAITQIPSLNASKRLVLASKIWTNGIESFWSGIKRGIMGVYQKMGKKHLWRYVTEFVARQNMRVKDTIDQMKLYVLGD, via the coding sequence ATGAAGGCAATAACACAGATCCCCTCGCTCAACGCCTCAAAGAGGCTGGTATTAGCATCGAAGATATGGACAAATGGCATTGAGTCATTCTGGTCAGGCATCAAGCGAGGAATCATGGGTGTGTATCAAAAAATGGGCAAGAAGCACCTTTGGAGATATGTGACTGAGTTTGTGGCAAGGCAGAACATGCGGGTGAAGGATACTATTGACCAGATGAAGCTCTATGTTTTGGGGGATTGA
- a CDS encoding sigma-70 family RNA polymerase sigma factor, which translates to MEQIEDSALIAQILDGDRKAFAVLVQRYSRYVYAQIAQSIRLVDDVEDLVQIVFIKVYENLHQLRKPDRFRPWLHSIIRNAVNSHHRRRAVQLRLEETFYPEPATHTEEEIKHVVRAALRILSAEHRQVIAHHYFKGYSYAETADLLNLTVETVRGRLRRARLKLKGELHKMSDIQMQTTELDRADMDALKKVIGFVSDDEKRPILQGVCLDTDGRATATNGHIMIIRTLKSLSELAAPIVLGPWPDIQLPEQATLKIAEETAEIQSNGTTLQVPLIEGPYVKYEQVIPQEDPTMRVSISSALLAQALNLLQEFMEARHPESDLWQYRPRVDLHLSPLTQTITFLTSRDTGYTREDNGKFQYLHDAKDDDSPGGIADWIFQVPLNAKFETPSEDTLRVAVNFAYLKKILHALDIEDSDEITIEFREQSKAIILRTSLNAEWLALLMPLRLKSKD; encoded by the coding sequence GTGGAACAGATTGAAGACAGCGCGCTCATCGCTCAAATTCTGGACGGCGACCGCAAAGCATTCGCAGTTCTGGTGCAACGCTATTCGCGATATGTGTATGCCCAAATTGCCCAATCCATACGATTGGTTGATGACGTAGAAGACCTGGTCCAAATCGTATTTATCAAAGTGTACGAAAATCTGCATCAACTTCGCAAACCCGACCGATTTAGACCCTGGTTACACAGCATCATACGCAACGCCGTCAACTCCCATCATCGCCGTCGAGCCGTGCAATTGCGACTGGAAGAAACATTTTATCCAGAACCCGCAACGCACACTGAAGAAGAAATCAAACACGTTGTACGAGCCGCGCTACGCATCCTATCGGCTGAACATCGCCAGGTAATCGCCCATCACTATTTCAAAGGGTATTCTTATGCGGAAACAGCCGACCTCCTGAACCTCACGGTAGAAACCGTGCGCGGGCGTCTGAGGCGTGCGCGTCTCAAATTGAAAGGAGAATTGCACAAAATGTCGGATATTCAAATGCAAACAACTGAACTGGACCGCGCGGACATGGACGCGCTCAAAAAAGTAATCGGTTTTGTAAGCGACGATGAAAAACGCCCGATCTTGCAGGGCGTATGTCTCGACACAGACGGTCGCGCAACTGCGACCAACGGACATATCATGATCATTCGCACATTGAAAAGCCTCTCGGAATTGGCCGCACCCATTGTCCTCGGACCCTGGCCAGACATCCAACTGCCCGAACAAGCCACATTGAAAATTGCGGAAGAAACCGCAGAAATCCAGAGCAACGGCACAACCCTTCAGGTCCCCTTGATCGAAGGTCCTTATGTTAAATACGAACAGGTCATCCCGCAAGAAGATCCCACAATGCGAGTTTCTATCTCCTCGGCTCTTCTGGCACAAGCACTGAACTTACTACAAGAATTCATGGAAGCGCGGCATCCAGAGTCGGACCTGTGGCAATATCGCCCCCGGGTAGATCTACACCTCTCGCCACTGACCCAAACCATAACTTTTCTCACCTCACGGGACACGGGATATACCCGAGAGGACAATGGCAAATTCCAATATCTCCACGACGCGAAAGATGACGACTCGCCAGGAGGCATTGCAGATTGGATATTTCAAGTGCCCCTCAATGCCAAATTTGAAACACCATCAGAAGACACACTCAGGGTCGCCGTGAACTTCGCGTATCTCAAAAAAATCCTGCATGCGCTGGACATTGAAGACAGCGATGAAATCACAATAGAATTTAGAGAACAGAGCAAAGCGATCATCTTGCGCACATCCCTGAATGCGGAATGGCTGGCATTGCTAATGCCATTGAGACTGAAGTCAAAGGATTAA